From the genome of Rhodothermales bacterium:
GTTGCCGGGCTCGATGCGGCGGTCGTTGGTGGCGGCACGATCGGTATCCTTACCGCCATGGTGGCCACGGCGTACGGGGCGGCGCAGGTCCATCTGATCGAGCCCGATACGGAGCGCCTCGAACAGGCGACACGCATGGGGTTGACCGCCCTCCCATCCTCCGAGCGGCAACGCTACGATATCGTGTTTGAATGTGTGGGGGTGGAGCCGGCATTGCGGAGCGCCCTGCTGGCGTGCCGCAAAGGAGCGACGCTGGTCGTACTGGGCGTTTTCGGCGCGGAGGCGTCTGTGCCGTTCGGGTTTGTGCAGGATTGGGAGCTAGACATAAAAGGCTCGCTCATGTACACGGGTGATGACTTCCGGGAGGCCATCCGTCTACTGGCTGCCGGTCAGTTGAAGATCGATCGGCTGGTGACCCATCGGTTTCCCCTCGTCGAGGTGGAGCGCGCTTTTGCGACGGCACTGCAGCGGGGCCCCGTGCTTAAGGTGTTGTTGGATGTCTGATCTCTACGCCGCGTAAAAGCGCTCGCCGGACTCCGCCATGGCCACCAGGCGCTTGGCCGGCATGAAACGAGCGCCGTACGCCGCGGCGAGCGATTCCATACGCTGCACGACGGACCCCGCCCCGAGTTGGTCGATATACCGAAACGGCCCACCCGTAAACGGGAGAAAACCGATGCCAAATACGGCCCCGAGGTCGCCATCGATCGGGCGTTCGATGACGCCTTCGTCCAGACAACGGACGGCTTCATTGAGCATGAGGAACAGAGGTCGGTCCTGCAACACGTCCATCGACATGGGGCGATCGCCCCTTGCTTTAAAAAAGGCATACGCGGTGGCGTCAGCACCGGTGCGCTTACCGCTCCGGGCATCGTATCGATAAAAACCGCTCCGGTTCTTCTTCCCCAGCCGGCCGGCCTCGAACATCCGGACGACCGCGTGACTCACGATGAAGCCGGCTCGGTCGCCAAACAGCGCCTCGCTGCTGCGGACCACGTGCGCCGCTACATCCAACCCGACCTCATCAAACAACCGGAGCGGCCCCACCGGAAAGCCCTTCTTGTGCAGGGCGGTGTCGATGGCAGCGATCGACGCCCCCTCGTCCAGCAGCAGCAAAGCCTCGTTCATGTACGGTGCGAGGACCCGATTCACGTAAAACCCCGGGCGGTCCCGCACGACAATACACGTCTTCCCCTGCCGCACACCGAGCGCATAACAGGTTGCCAGCACCCAGTCTACCGTATGCCTGGTGCGGACGATCTCCAGCAGCGGCATCTTGGGCACCGGCGAAAAGTAATGCATGCCAATGACGCATTCCGGCCGGCTCGCCGCATCGGCCATCTCCGTGACCGACAACGACGACGTGTTGGTGGCGATGATGACGTCCCCACCGGCGGCACGCTGAATCTCGTCGATTACCTGGCGTTTGATGTCCATACGCTCGAGCACAGCCTCGATGGCTACCTGGACGTGCGCAAAGCCAGCGTAGTCGACCTGCGCTCGGAGCCGGCTCATCGTCGCCTCCGCCTCGGTGCGTGTGATCGCGCGGTAACGGACGCTTTTTTCGAGTTCAGCCCAGACGGCGCGCTGCGCGGCGGCCAACGGTGCCCCATTGACGTCTTCGAGGATCACATCGAGCCCTTTTGTGACGCTTACTTCGGCGATGCCGGCGCCCATGAGTCCTGCCCCGATCACCGCGACGGTTTGAATGGGTCGCACCTGATCAGGGTACGGGTTCTTCTTGTTGTCCGTCATGGCAAAAAACAGGGCCCGCATGGCGCGACTCTCAGGCGTGAGTAAAAGAGGCTCGAAGAGCGCTCGCTCCCGCGCATAGCCGGCCTCTGCGCC
Proteins encoded in this window:
- a CDS encoding 3-hydroxyacyl-CoA dehydrogenase NAD-binding domain-containing protein, whose amino-acid sequence is MMQIEDFITVEKQDGVATLWIDHRLEPQNVVSPAVIEVLGAVFDAVQNDPDVQALVLISRKDNFIAGADIKAFDISGPGEFTPIQARGHEALTRLEHSRKPCVAAIHGACMGLGTELALACHGRIASNDPSTRLALPEVRLGLLPGGGGTQRLPRLIGIQRALDMMLTGRTIYPYQARSMGLVDDLVDHSKLHHAAVLMARRLAASERRPPRRRSFLEWLLETNPVGRALLFREAKKRALRESQGNYPAVPAIIDCVETGIRHGAEAGYARERALFEPLLLTPESRAMRALFFAMTDNKKNPYPDQVRPIQTVAVIGAGLMGAGIAEVSVTKGLDVILEDVNGAPLAAAQRAVWAELEKSVRYRAITRTEAEATMSRLRAQVDYAGFAHVQVAIEAVLERMDIKRQVIDEIQRAAGGDVIIATNTSSLSVTEMADAASRPECVIGMHYFSPVPKMPLLEIVRTRHTVDWVLATCYALGVRQGKTCIVVRDRPGFYVNRVLAPYMNEALLLLDEGASIAAIDTALHKKGFPVGPLRLFDEVGLDVAAHVVRSSEALFGDRAGFIVSHAVVRMFEAGRLGKKNRSGFYRYDARSGKRTGADATAYAFFKARGDRPMSMDVLQDRPLFLMLNEAVRCLDEGVIERPIDGDLGAVFGIGFLPFTGGPFRYIDQLGAGSVVQRMESLAAAYGARFMPAKRLVAMAESGERFYAA
- a CDS encoding alcohol dehydrogenase catalytic domain-containing protein translates to MIRALIPEPHHIEIVHQDLPVPGPGEALLRIRTVGICGSDLHTFEGKHPYVSYPVWPGHEVCAEVVSAGDAALVGRRVVIEPSLPGQGRPRFEPGRYNIATELAVMGFQAPGAMAEYFTCPTDRLHHLPNGFSDEMGALVEPAAVAVHGVRRAGHVAGLDAAVVGGGTIGILTAMVATAYGAAQVHLIEPDTERLEQATRMGLTALPSSERQRYDIVFECVGVEPALRSALLACRKGATLVVLGVFGAEASVPFGFVQDWELDIKGSLMYTGDDFREAIRLLAAGQLKIDRLVTHRFPLVEVERAFATALQRGPVLKVLLDV